Proteins from one Pontibacter korlensis genomic window:
- the guaA gene encoding glutamine-hydrolyzing GMP synthase — protein sequence MPEKILILDFGSQYTQLIARRVRELNVYCEIHPYNHVPELTEDVKGVILSGSPCSVRDAKHPTIDLSQFLGKLPVLGVCYGAQLIAFEHGADVTPSTIREYGRARLSELHNHDRLLKELTLGSVVWMSHGDTIKEIPDNFEVIASTDSVRVAAYKLKDQDTYGIQFHPEVTHSDEGKALLRNFVVHICGCVQDWTSEQFIDATVAELQEQIGDDKVVLGLSGGVDSSVAAMLIHQAIGKNLYCIFVDNGLLRKDEFETVLDSYKHMGLNVKGVDAKAKFYEALAGLTDPEQKRKAIGRVFIEVFDDEAHQIEDVKWLAQGTIYPDVIESVSVKGPSATIKSHHNVGGLPDFMKLKVVEPLKTLFKDEVRLVGKTLNIDETIIGRHPFPGPGLAIRILGDITPEKVSVLQQVDHIFISNLKKSGLYDEVWQAGAILTPVQSVGVMGDERTYENVVALRAVTSIDGMTADWSRLPYEFLADVSNEIINKVKGVNRVVYDISSKPPATIEWE from the coding sequence ATGCCAGAAAAAATTCTCATCCTCGATTTCGGTTCGCAATACACTCAGCTTATTGCCAGAAGGGTTCGCGAACTCAATGTTTACTGTGAGATACACCCGTACAACCACGTACCGGAGCTTACAGAAGATGTAAAAGGCGTAATTCTATCGGGCAGTCCCTGCTCGGTACGTGATGCCAAACACCCAACCATCGACCTCAGCCAATTTTTAGGTAAACTACCTGTTCTTGGCGTGTGCTACGGAGCACAGCTTATTGCCTTTGAACATGGTGCAGACGTTACTCCATCTACTATCAGGGAGTATGGCCGCGCTCGCCTGAGCGAATTGCATAACCATGATCGCCTGCTGAAGGAGCTTACTTTGGGTTCTGTGGTGTGGATGTCGCATGGCGACACGATAAAAGAGATTCCAGATAACTTCGAGGTTATTGCCAGCACCGACAGCGTTCGTGTAGCAGCCTATAAACTGAAAGACCAGGATACATACGGTATTCAGTTCCACCCGGAAGTAACACACTCTGACGAAGGTAAAGCCCTACTGCGCAACTTTGTGGTGCACATCTGCGGCTGTGTGCAGGACTGGACTTCGGAACAGTTTATTGATGCCACTGTAGCAGAGCTGCAGGAGCAAATAGGTGATGATAAAGTAGTACTTGGCCTATCAGGCGGGGTAGATTCCAGTGTAGCGGCAATGCTGATCCACCAGGCAATCGGCAAGAACCTTTACTGCATTTTTGTAGACAACGGTTTACTTCGCAAAGATGAGTTCGAAACAGTACTGGACTCTTACAAGCACATGGGCTTGAACGTTAAGGGAGTTGATGCAAAAGCTAAATTTTATGAGGCACTTGCAGGCTTAACAGACCCTGAGCAAAAACGCAAAGCTATTGGCCGGGTGTTTATTGAGGTATTTGATGACGAAGCGCATCAGATAGAGGATGTGAAGTGGCTTGCGCAAGGCACCATCTACCCAGACGTAATCGAGTCGGTAAGCGTGAAAGGCCCATCGGCTACCATCAAATCGCACCACAACGTAGGTGGCCTGCCTGACTTTATGAAGCTGAAGGTAGTAGAGCCGCTTAAAACACTATTTAAAGACGAGGTACGTTTAGTAGGTAAGACCTTAAATATAGATGAAACCATAATTGGTCGCCATCCATTCCCGGGACCAGGCCTGGCTATTCGTATACTTGGTGATATTACACCAGAGAAAGTAAGTGTACTACAGCAGGTAGACCACATCTTTATCAGCAACCTGAAAAAATCAGGTCTGTATGACGAAGTGTGGCAGGCAGGGGCAATACTTACTCCAGTACAGTCAGTTGGTGTGATGGGCGACGAGCGCACCTATGAAAACGTAGTAGCGTTGCGTGCAGTAACAAGTATAGATGGCATGACAGCCGACTGGAGCCGCCTTCCGTATGAGTTTCTGGCCGACGTGTCCAACGAAATCATCAATAAAGTTAAAGGTGTTAACCGCGTTGTATACGATATCAGCTCTAAGCCACCGGCCACTATTGAGTGGGAATAA
- a CDS encoding ABC transporter substrate-binding protein, with protein MNRSLWKKIACLALLGSLALPAQAQTQDPATTYSNGKVLLQQQRYDMAMAELSPLINSGSTYAPEASYFYGLAALKSGKTEEAYKMLLQLQNQHSNWEGMADADYLLANVLFEQGEYERALSKLQELQGTALAKDAEGLQRYYLTRLNDRPKYEQLMRRFGSDRTVAQVYADKLIGGWYRPEDRRTLEKLVQEFKLDPNRYLSKSALSRPGFDVALLLPFQLNQNYAQTARKNQFVTDMYAGMLLAQDSLQKQGININLYTYDTGADTAGVKKVLELPEMQTMDLLIGPVYKSTARVAARYAAKNNINVINPLSQDAEMARGNNNVFLFESSVATQARQAATYAYQNFSPKTAVILFENAKDDTTFAYHYRQQFQRLGGKVNVYKKFNPGQASATATTFRDLNLEGAGHMAVFSDKMIAAMNSTSLLQGKAPELPLVTYDKWLDINQITLQQLDFLQVYFISPKFVDKLKPANKWFREQYTKRYNLPPSQYAYAGFEMLFYFGQLLNQYGPQFNGQMAVTGVQPGVFYNGIGYTDRSLRNQLQPDNQYVPITKLENLELTVVNPIF; from the coding sequence ATGAATAGAAGCCTCTGGAAGAAAATTGCTTGCCTTGCTTTGCTAGGCTCATTGGCACTGCCTGCTCAGGCACAAACACAGGATCCTGCCACTACTTATAGCAATGGCAAAGTTCTGCTACAGCAGCAGCGCTATGACATGGCGATGGCAGAGTTGTCTCCGCTCATAAACTCGGGTAGCACCTATGCACCTGAGGCTTCTTATTTCTATGGGCTGGCAGCCTTGAAGAGCGGTAAGACAGAGGAGGCTTATAAAATGCTCCTGCAGCTGCAAAACCAGCACTCCAATTGGGAGGGTATGGCCGATGCAGATTACCTTTTGGCCAATGTGTTGTTTGAGCAAGGCGAATATGAGCGCGCCCTTAGCAAACTTCAGGAGTTGCAGGGCACAGCACTGGCAAAGGACGCAGAAGGCTTGCAGCGATATTACCTAACCAGGTTAAACGACAGGCCAAAATATGAGCAACTGATGCGGCGCTTCGGCTCCGACAGAACAGTTGCGCAGGTTTATGCTGATAAACTGATTGGCGGCTGGTACCGGCCCGAGGACCGCAGAACTTTGGAAAAATTGGTGCAGGAGTTTAAGCTGGACCCTAACCGTTACCTAAGCAAGAGCGCCCTTAGCAGGCCAGGCTTTGACGTAGCCTTACTCCTACCCTTTCAGCTTAACCAGAATTACGCACAGACTGCCCGTAAAAACCAGTTCGTAACAGACATGTACGCAGGCATGCTGCTTGCGCAGGACTCGCTCCAGAAGCAGGGAATTAACATCAACCTGTATACTTACGACACGGGTGCTGATACTGCAGGGGTAAAAAAGGTGCTGGAGCTACCAGAGATGCAGACTATGGACTTACTTATTGGACCTGTATACAAATCTACAGCCAGAGTAGCAGCTCGCTACGCAGCCAAAAACAACATCAATGTTATTAACCCGCTGTCGCAGGATGCTGAAATGGCAAGGGGAAATAACAATGTTTTCCTGTTTGAGTCATCGGTGGCAACGCAGGCCCGTCAGGCGGCAACGTATGCTTATCAAAACTTCTCTCCTAAAACCGCTGTTATACTTTTCGAGAACGCGAAAGATGACACCACTTTTGCTTACCACTACCGTCAACAGTTCCAGCGCCTTGGGGGCAAAGTAAATGTTTACAAGAAGTTTAATCCAGGGCAAGCATCTGCTACGGCAACCACTTTCCGGGATCTGAACCTGGAGGGAGCTGGACATATGGCCGTTTTCTCAGATAAAATGATTGCCGCCATGAACTCCACTAGCCTGCTGCAGGGTAAGGCTCCTGAGCTTCCTCTTGTTACCTACGATAAGTGGCTAGACATAAATCAAATTACCTTACAGCAGCTGGACTTCCTGCAAGTGTATTTTATAAGCCCAAAGTTTGTTGATAAGCTGAAGCCTGCGAATAAGTGGTTCCGCGAACAGTACACCAAGAGGTACAACCTCCCTCCTTCTCAATACGCTTATGCCGGTTTTGAAATGCTCTTCTATTTCGGGCAGCTTCTGAACCAGTATGGACCACAGTTTAATGGCCAGATGGCTGTAACCGGAGTTCAGCCGGGAGTATTCTATAACGGCATTGGCTATACAGACCGCAGCCTGCGAAACCAGCTACAGCCAGACAACCAGTATGTTCCCATCACTAAACTGGAAAACCTGGAGTTGACTGTAGTTAACCCAATTTTTTAA
- the hemL gene encoding glutamate-1-semialdehyde 2,1-aminomutase: MIKAPVSNELFQRAQNSIPGGVNSPVRAFRAVGGNPRFMASAKGPYMFDEDGNRYIDLINSWGPMILGHAAEVVNEAVQQAIPNSLSFGAPTRKEIEIAELIVSMVPSIEKVRMVNSGTEATMSAIRVARGYTGRDKIIKFEGCYHGHGDSFLISAGSGAITLGVPDSPGVTKGTANDTLTAPYNNLEAVQTLVDANKGQVAAIILEPVAGNMGLVTPAEGFLQGLRDICNREGIVLIFDEVMTGFRLSAGGAQQLYGVTPDMSTLGKIIGGGMPVGAYGGKKEIMEYVAPAGPVYQAGTLSGNPIAMAAGMAMLTYLKENPEVYTQLEQITGKMVAGMQQNLEKLGLNYTINHVGSMFSIFFTDKPVYDFESAKTSDTALFGRYFNAMLQRGVYLAPSQYEALFVSAAITEELAEQYVQANFEALQEAIKA, from the coding sequence ATGATAAAAGCACCAGTAAGCAACGAGCTATTTCAACGCGCACAAAACAGCATCCCAGGCGGTGTAAACTCCCCTGTTAGAGCCTTTAGAGCGGTTGGAGGTAACCCTCGGTTCATGGCTTCGGCCAAAGGACCATACATGTTCGACGAAGACGGCAACCGCTACATCGACCTGATTAACTCCTGGGGACCCATGATATTAGGTCATGCCGCAGAAGTAGTAAACGAGGCAGTGCAGCAAGCTATTCCCAACTCGTTGTCTTTTGGAGCTCCAACACGCAAGGAGATTGAGATAGCCGAGCTGATCGTGAGTATGGTGCCAAGTATAGAGAAGGTGCGTATGGTAAACTCAGGTACAGAGGCTACCATGTCAGCCATTCGTGTGGCACGCGGCTATACAGGCAGAGACAAGATTATTAAGTTTGAAGGGTGCTACCATGGCCACGGAGACTCTTTCCTGATTTCGGCAGGTAGTGGTGCGATTACACTTGGTGTTCCGGATAGCCCTGGTGTAACCAAAGGCACAGCCAATGATACGCTTACTGCCCCATATAATAACCTGGAAGCAGTGCAGACGCTGGTAGACGCCAACAAGGGCCAGGTAGCTGCTATCATACTGGAGCCCGTAGCTGGTAACATGGGATTAGTTACCCCTGCTGAAGGCTTCCTGCAAGGCTTGCGCGACATTTGCAATAGAGAAGGTATAGTGCTGATATTTGACGAGGTGATGACAGGCTTCAGACTGTCTGCAGGTGGTGCACAGCAGCTTTACGGCGTTACACCAGATATGAGCACATTAGGTAAGATCATTGGCGGCGGTATGCCGGTTGGAGCCTATGGTGGTAAAAAAGAGATCATGGAATATGTTGCTCCTGCAGGTCCGGTTTATCAGGCTGGCACACTCTCTGGTAACCCGATTGCTATGGCAGCCGGTATGGCCATGCTCACTTACCTAAAAGAGAACCCTGAAGTATATACACAGCTGGAGCAAATAACCGGCAAAATGGTAGCAGGTATGCAGCAGAACCTGGAAAAACTGGGGCTTAACTATACTATCAACCATGTAGGCTCTATGTTCAGCATTTTCTTTACAGATAAGCCTGTTTACGATTTTGAGTCTGCCAAAACCTCTGATACGGCCTTGTTTGGCCGCTACTTTAACGCAATGCTTCAGCGAGGTGTGTATCTGGCACCATCACAGTATGAGGCGCTGTTTGTTTCTGCAGCTATTACTGAGGAGCTGGCAGAGCAGTACGTGCAGGCAAACTTTGAGGCCCTACAGGAAGCAATAAAGGCTTAA
- the dcd gene encoding dCTP deaminase produces MILSDKQILEEIEKGTILVEPFDRSCLGTNSYDVHLGRYLARYKDEVLDARKHNEIDVFEIPEEGFVLEPGNLYLGVTLEYTETHAHVPFLEGKSSVGRLGIDIHATAGKGDVGFCNTWTLEISVSQKVRVYYGMPIGQLIYFEVKGGIENYYNKKLNAKYNHRTITPVESMMWMNEW; encoded by the coding sequence ATGATTTTATCAGACAAGCAGATACTTGAGGAGATTGAGAAAGGCACTATACTGGTTGAGCCATTTGACCGCTCATGCCTCGGTACAAACTCCTATGACGTACACTTGGGCCGTTACCTGGCTCGTTATAAGGATGAGGTGCTGGACGCCCGCAAACACAACGAAATAGATGTTTTTGAGATACCAGAGGAAGGATTCGTGCTGGAACCAGGGAATCTATACCTGGGTGTAACCCTGGAGTACACCGAGACCCACGCTCACGTACCTTTCCTGGAGGGTAAGTCAAGTGTTGGCCGCTTAGGTATCGATATTCATGCAACTGCAGGCAAAGGCGATGTAGGTTTCTGTAACACCTGGACGCTGGAGATATCTGTATCACAGAAGGTGCGTGTATACTATGGTATGCCTATAGGCCAGCTTATCTACTTTGAAGTAAAAGGCGGCATCGAGAACTATTACAATAAGAAGCTAAACGCAAAATATAACCACCGCACCATAACTCCAGTGGAGTCTATGATGTGGATGAATGAGTGGTAA
- the gldC gene encoding gliding motility protein GldC, producing the protein MKKSEIYFSIALDDNRIPEAISWRATDAGDKIHFAKAINISLWDRDEAGTMKIDLWTKDMPVDEMKYFYIDTMGAMAQSIATATSDLVMADKIRALCQELTDHVEQDRLKNDTGAK; encoded by the coding sequence ATGAAGAAATCAGAAATATACTTTAGCATAGCCCTGGATGACAATCGCATTCCTGAAGCCATTAGCTGGCGAGCAACAGATGCAGGTGACAAAATCCATTTCGCGAAAGCCATCAATATCTCGCTTTGGGATCGTGATGAGGCTGGTACCATGAAGATTGACCTTTGGACAAAGGATATGCCGGTAGACGAAATGAAGTACTTTTACATTGATACTATGGGTGCTATGGCCCAAAGTATAGCTACCGCTACCAGCGACCTGGTAATGGCCGATAAGATTCGCGCTTTGTGCCAGGAGCTAACCGACCACGTGGAGCAGGACCGCCTGAAGAACGATACCGGTGCTAAATAA
- a CDS encoding endonuclease/exonuclease/phosphatase family protein — protein sequence MSSQKGKLYTLAFYNTEKFFDTKNDPKTDDDAFTPDGEMQWTEEKYKLKLNNIASVIAGIGGDNGPAIIGLCEIENRQVLQDLLDTVPLRKHGYNIIHQDMNDRQGLDVALFYKPKVFKPTSTQYISIDFKEKGFRSRDILQVKGELRGELVTIYVNHWPARTPTRRGRQDDSRLHAAAAALRQEINKQQKIDPNAKVIVMGDFDTEPRSDVMQKTLNATGRPNPAFKEELFNTHYLSYVNGLGSYVSRGDFQMLDQIMISKSFIDPQSGLEYVRGSAKIHDPVNIKFTLGKYKEAPRSTFNGNLYSGGYSDHFPVYIQVRRVK from the coding sequence ATGTCCTCACAAAAAGGAAAGCTCTACACACTCGCTTTTTACAACACAGAGAAGTTTTTTGACACCAAAAATGATCCTAAAACTGATGATGACGCCTTTACCCCAGACGGGGAAATGCAGTGGACAGAGGAAAAGTATAAGCTAAAGCTAAATAATATTGCAAGTGTGATAGCCGGAATCGGTGGTGATAATGGACCAGCCATAATAGGGCTTTGCGAAATTGAAAACAGGCAGGTACTGCAAGACCTTTTAGACACTGTGCCATTGCGCAAGCATGGCTATAACATTATACACCAGGACATGAATGACAGGCAAGGACTGGATGTAGCACTATTTTACAAACCAAAGGTGTTCAAACCTACCTCTACACAGTATATCAGCATAGACTTCAAAGAAAAAGGATTCAGATCGCGTGATATACTGCAGGTAAAAGGCGAACTGCGTGGTGAGTTGGTAACAATATACGTAAATCACTGGCCTGCCCGTACACCTACCCGAAGAGGCCGCCAGGATGACAGCCGTTTACATGCCGCCGCTGCAGCCCTTCGGCAGGAGATAAATAAACAGCAAAAGATAGACCCTAATGCTAAAGTGATTGTAATGGGAGACTTTGACACTGAGCCACGATCAGATGTGATGCAAAAGACACTGAATGCCACCGGTCGACCTAATCCCGCCTTCAAGGAAGAGTTGTTTAACACGCATTATCTTTCCTATGTTAATGGCTTAGGTAGCTACGTCAGCAGGGGTGACTTTCAGATGCTCGACCAGATCATGATATCCAAATCATTTATTGACCCACAGAGCGGCCTGGAGTATGTAAGAGGCTCTGCTAAAATACATGACCCTGTAAACATAAAGTTTACGCTAGGCAAGTATAAGGAGGCTCCTCGTAGCACTTTTAATGGCAACCTATACTCTGGTGGCTATTCAGATCACTTCCCGGTATATATTCAAGTGAGAAGGGTTAAATAG
- the dnaN gene encoding DNA polymerase III subunit beta, whose product MKFIVSSSALLKQLSSINGVVTNNPVVPILENFLFEINNSKLTITASDLETSMITELPVEAKENGRIAAPAKILLETLKNLPDQPVTFTIDEETYTIEISSSNGRYKLSGENATDFPRVPVVQGGNAIEIPSNVLSRAINKTIFAVSNDELRPAMTGIFVQLRSESVTFVATDGHRLLRYRRTDVGTDQEASIIIPRKAFTLLKSTLPSEATAVRMEFNQSNAFFSFDNIRMICRLIDERYPDYENVIPVQNPNKLVIDRTDLLSSVKRISIYSNKTTHQIRLKLSGSELQVSAEDLDFSNEANERLTCQYEGEDMEIGFNAKFLMEMLNNIDSDEITFELSTPNRAGLLMPIVNEEAEDVLMLVMPVMLNNYV is encoded by the coding sequence ATGAAATTCATCGTCTCTTCCTCTGCTCTTCTGAAGCAGCTATCCAGCATAAATGGTGTGGTCACCAATAACCCGGTGGTACCTATCCTTGAGAACTTCCTGTTCGAGATAAACAACAGCAAGCTCACCATCACAGCCAGCGATCTTGAAACATCCATGATCACTGAATTGCCGGTGGAGGCAAAGGAGAATGGCCGTATTGCCGCTCCTGCCAAAATCCTGTTGGAAACGCTGAAGAACCTGCCGGATCAGCCCGTTACCTTCACAATCGACGAAGAGACGTATACCATTGAAATCAGCTCTTCTAACGGTCGATATAAGCTGTCTGGTGAGAATGCGACTGACTTCCCTCGTGTGCCAGTGGTACAGGGTGGCAATGCCATCGAGATCCCGTCTAATGTATTGTCCAGAGCGATAAACAAAACTATCTTTGCTGTTAGCAACGATGAGCTTCGCCCAGCCATGACTGGTATTTTTGTGCAACTGCGCAGCGAAAGCGTTACGTTTGTAGCTACAGATGGCCACCGTCTGCTGCGTTACCGTCGTACGGATGTAGGAACGGACCAGGAGGCTTCTATCATTATACCTCGCAAGGCTTTCACCCTGTTAAAGTCTACGCTGCCATCAGAGGCGACTGCTGTACGTATGGAGTTCAACCAGTCGAACGCTTTCTTCAGCTTTGATAACATCCGCATGATCTGCCGTTTGATTGACGAGCGTTATCCGGATTATGAGAACGTGATTCCGGTGCAGAACCCGAACAAGCTGGTAATTGACCGCACAGACCTACTGAGCTCTGTGAAGCGTATCTCCATCTACTCAAACAAAACAACACACCAGATCCGTCTGAAGCTGTCAGGATCTGAGTTGCAGGTTTCTGCTGAGGACCTTGATTTCTCGAATGAAGCAAATGAGCGCCTGACTTGCCAGTATGAAGGTGAGGATATGGAAATTGGTTTCAACGCTAAGTTCCTGATGGAGATGCTCAACAACATCGATTCTGATGAGATTACTTTTGAGCTTTCTACACCGAACCGTGCTGGTTTGCTGATGCCAATTGTTAACGAAGAAGCCGAAGATGTACTGATGCTGGTAATGCCAGTAATGCTGAACAACTACGTTTAA
- the gldG gene encoding gliding motility-associated ABC transporter substrate-binding protein GldG, translating into MVTEQNKSKRGRDIMMFLALVGGIILLNVLAANYFFRLDLTEDKRYTIAPVTKQMLGNLQSEVVVDVYLEGDFPAGFKRLQQSVRETLDEFRIYAGGNLRYNFIDPTEITDEQQRNEFYTSLAQKGIMPTNLRATEDGKQVERLVFPGAIIRYNGKEAAVNLLKGNLAASPDERLNQSVEGVEYELATAIRKIAFQGNKIIGYITGQGELEQQQVTDLLGSLQEYYRVARGELDQIPSLEGLDLIIVAKPTQAFSEADKYKIDQFIMKGGKAVFFIDPINANMDSVGAGGTFAMPYNLNLDDLLFRYGVRLNPNLIMDLNSGFIPMVTGYLGDKPQTEMVNWRFYPLLNNFSKHPITRNLDAVYSKFISTMDTVKADGVRKTPLVYTSTYSRIMDAPVPLTLEEARMEVNPQQYQAGQQPVGYLLEGKFTSLFRNRKAPAGVQNTQVQEQGGESKIAVFSDGDLVRNEVNPRTGQAYELGFDRYNNLTFANKELAINTIHYLLDAEGLINVRSKEIALRPLDKVRVREEKTYWQLLNLVAPIVLLGLFGITRYYLRKRKYERF; encoded by the coding sequence ATGGTAACGGAGCAAAATAAGAGCAAACGCGGCCGCGACATTATGATGTTCCTGGCCTTGGTGGGTGGTATTATACTATTAAACGTTTTAGCCGCTAACTACTTTTTCCGGCTGGACCTTACGGAAGATAAGCGCTATACCATTGCCCCTGTTACGAAGCAGATGCTGGGCAATCTGCAGAGCGAGGTTGTGGTGGATGTGTATCTGGAAGGTGATTTTCCTGCTGGTTTTAAACGGCTGCAGCAATCCGTGCGCGAAACGCTGGACGAGTTCCGTATATATGCTGGTGGCAATTTGCGCTATAACTTTATCGACCCAACCGAAATTACCGATGAGCAGCAGCGCAATGAGTTCTATACTTCGCTTGCTCAAAAAGGGATTATGCCTACTAACCTACGTGCTACCGAGGATGGTAAGCAAGTGGAGCGCCTGGTGTTCCCGGGAGCAATTATCCGCTATAACGGTAAGGAAGCAGCAGTAAACCTGTTGAAAGGTAACCTGGCAGCTTCGCCTGATGAGCGCTTGAACCAATCGGTAGAGGGAGTGGAGTATGAATTGGCTACTGCCATTCGTAAAATAGCCTTCCAGGGCAATAAGATTATTGGTTATATAACTGGCCAAGGCGAGCTGGAGCAGCAGCAGGTAACAGACCTGCTAGGGTCTTTGCAGGAGTATTACCGCGTCGCGCGTGGGGAACTGGATCAGATTCCCTCTCTGGAAGGATTAGACCTGATCATTGTTGCCAAGCCGACACAGGCTTTTTCTGAGGCTGATAAGTATAAGATCGACCAGTTTATCATGAAAGGTGGCAAAGCTGTGTTCTTTATCGATCCTATCAATGCCAACATGGATAGTGTAGGGGCAGGAGGCACGTTTGCCATGCCTTACAACCTGAACCTGGATGACCTGCTGTTCCGCTACGGAGTGCGCTTGAACCCTAACCTGATTATGGACCTGAACTCTGGTTTTATACCGATGGTTACAGGCTACCTGGGTGATAAGCCTCAGACAGAAATGGTGAATTGGCGCTTCTACCCTTTGCTTAACAATTTTAGCAAACATCCTATTACGCGTAACCTGGATGCTGTCTATTCTAAGTTTATCAGCACCATGGATACGGTAAAAGCCGATGGTGTAAGAAAGACACCTCTGGTTTATACTTCGACCTATTCACGCATAATGGATGCGCCGGTGCCACTAACGCTGGAGGAGGCGCGTATGGAGGTAAACCCGCAGCAGTACCAGGCAGGGCAGCAGCCAGTGGGATATTTACTTGAAGGAAAGTTCACCTCCTTGTTCCGGAACAGGAAAGCACCGGCTGGCGTGCAGAATACGCAGGTGCAAGAGCAGGGGGGGGAATCTAAAATTGCCGTGTTCTCTGATGGAGATTTAGTGCGCAATGAGGTGAATCCACGTACCGGACAAGCCTATGAATTAGGTTTCGACAGGTATAATAACCTCACTTTTGCCAATAAGGAACTAGCTATAAATACTATTCACTACCTCTTGGATGCAGAAGGGTTGATAAACGTAAGAAGTAAGGAAATTGCGCTGCGCCCGCTTGATAAGGTGCGAGTCAGAGAAGAGAAAACCTATTGGCAATTGTTGAATCTTGTAGCTCCGATAGTACTGCTTGGCCTGTTTGGCATTACCCGTTATTACCTGCGGAAGCGCAAGTATGAGCGGTTTTAA
- the gldF gene encoding gliding motility-associated ABC transporter permease subunit GldF: MLAILKKEFNGFLNSLIAYIVISVFLVAIGMFMWIFPESSVLEYGFADMQTLFSMAPWVFLFLIPAITMRTFAEEKREGTIELLLTKPITDLQLILGKYFAALLLALFALLPTLLYYYAVYDLGNPQGNVDSAAVVGSYLGLIFLAGVFCAIGVFSSAISDNQIISFVIAVFLCYIIYTGFDLIASIPVWGSFSYYIGQLGISYHYTAISKGLIDSRDVLYFLSVIAIMVLATKLVLRSRKW; this comes from the coding sequence ATGCTCGCAATCTTAAAGAAAGAATTTAATGGCTTCCTTAACTCGTTGATCGCGTACATCGTGATTTCCGTTTTTCTGGTGGCCATTGGCATGTTTATGTGGATATTCCCCGAGAGCAGTGTGCTGGAATACGGATTTGCAGACATGCAAACCCTGTTCAGCATGGCTCCATGGGTGTTCCTGTTCCTGATACCTGCTATTACCATGCGCACCTTCGCAGAGGAGAAACGGGAGGGGACAATAGAACTGCTGCTAACAAAACCCATTACTGATTTGCAGCTGATACTCGGGAAGTATTTTGCTGCATTGCTGCTGGCACTGTTCGCTTTGTTGCCAACCTTACTATACTATTACGCTGTGTATGATCTAGGTAATCCCCAAGGAAACGTAGATTCCGCTGCAGTAGTAGGTTCTTATCTTGGCCTAATCTTCTTGGCTGGTGTTTTCTGTGCCATTGGTGTCTTCTCCTCGGCTATTTCTGATAACCAGATTATATCTTTCGTGATCGCCGTTTTCCTTTGCTATATTATTTACACCGGATTTGACCTTATCGCCTCTATACCTGTATGGGGCAGCTTCAGTTACTATATCGGTCAGCTAGGCATTTCTTATCATTATACCGCCATCAGCAAGGGCCTTATTGATTCACGTGACGTGTTGTACTTCCTGAGCGTTATCGCCATTATGGTCTTAGCCACTAAACTTGTTTTGAGGAGCAGAAAATGGTAA